A stretch of the Pirellulales bacterium genome encodes the following:
- a CDS encoding helix-turn-helix domain-containing protein — MAKRETFTDGIRQAILNCGMSRYRLAQLSKVPAECLHRFVHKQAGLSLDNLDRVARVLRLRVIVTEQPPGNK, encoded by the coding sequence ATGGCAAAAAGAGAAACCTTTACCGATGGCATCCGTCAAGCGATTTTGAATTGCGGCATGAGCCGCTATCGCTTGGCCCAGTTGTCCAAAGTACCCGCCGAGTGTTTACATCGATTTGTGCACAAGCAAGCAGGGCTTAGCCTTGATAACCTGGACCGCGTGGCCCGGGTGCTGCGGTTGCGGGTAATTGTGACAGAACAACCCCCAGGAAACAAATAA
- a CDS encoding phosphogluconate dehydrogenase C-terminal domain-containing protein, giving the protein MTRIAIFGAGGKMGCRLTDNLLKIDPPHQLLLVENHPAGQDRVAQRGMTVTEADVACERAEVAILALPDKILGKIAAQIIPRLRAGTIVMTLDPAAAHAGELPARGDITYFVTHPCHPDVFDHFETARERDDFFGGVDARQAIVCALLQGPEEHYTLGEELAKQFYGPVTRSHRITVEQMAILEPTMAETCGIALVRALREALEETVRRGVPRAAAEDFMYGHIKVELGIAFGRAPFPFSDGAQLISSYGQTRILQPDWLKLFEPESVLAQTRMIVSGRVDD; this is encoded by the coding sequence ATGACACGTATCGCAATATTTGGCGCGGGGGGCAAAATGGGTTGCCGCCTGACCGACAACTTGCTCAAAATCGATCCGCCGCATCAGCTATTGCTAGTCGAAAATCATCCCGCCGGTCAGGACCGCGTGGCCCAGCGGGGCATGACCGTGACAGAGGCGGATGTTGCTTGCGAGCGGGCGGAGGTGGCGATCTTGGCCTTGCCGGATAAAATCCTAGGCAAAATTGCCGCCCAGATCATCCCCCGGCTGCGCGCGGGGACGATTGTGATGACGCTTGATCCCGCCGCGGCGCACGCGGGGGAGTTGCCCGCGCGGGGGGATATTACCTACTTTGTGACACATCCCTGCCACCCGGATGTGTTTGACCATTTTGAAACCGCGCGCGAACGGGACGATTTCTTTGGGGGCGTCGATGCCCGCCAGGCGATTGTCTGCGCGCTGTTGCAGGGGCCCGAGGAACATTACACCCTCGGTGAGGAACTGGCCAAGCAATTTTACGGCCCGGTCACCCGTAGCCACCGGATCACCGTGGAGCAAATGGCGATCCTGGAGCCGACCATGGCCGAGACCTGCGGCATCGCGCTGGTCCGGGCCTTGCGCGAAGCGCTCGAAGAAACCGTCCGCCGGGGGGTTCCCCGCGCCGCCGCCGAGGATTTTATGTATGGCCATATCAAAGTCGAGCTGGGAATCGCCTTTGGGCGGGCGCCGTTCCCCTTTAGCGACGGGGCGCAACTCATTTCCAGTTATGGCCAAACGCGGATTTTGCAACCCGACTGGCTGAAACTATTTGAGCCGGAAAGCGTGCTCGCCCAGACGCGCATGATCGTCAGCGGCCGGGTCGATGATTAA
- a CDS encoding ribulose-bisphosphate carboxylase large subunit family protein, with protein MPLLATYLIETALPVEQAAEMIAGEQSSGTFLPVPGETEELKARARARVVGIERLETVEMPSLRGAKVPSANQGKPLFQRAKVQISFPFDNMGCNIPTLLATVCGNLYELAEHSGCKLLDLDLPAEFATRYPGPQFGVDGTRRLTGVYKRPIIGTIIKPSVGLSPAQTAELVQELGEAGIDFVKDDELMADPPHSPLAERVRCVMEVINRLADRTGRKIMYAVNISDEVDAMLRHHDCVVRHGGTCVMVSLNHVGHAGVSALRRHCQLPIHGHRNGWGMLTRHPLLGIEFSAYQKIWRAIGVDHLHVNGLANKFWETDDSVVRSIQSLQAPLWGGYFAMPVISSGQWGGQAPETLRRTGTRDVLYVAGGGIMAHPAGPAAGLRAIQQAWEAAALGIPLQDYAREHPELHATLAKFGGRA; from the coding sequence ATGCCCCTCCTCGCCACCTACCTCATCGAAACAGCCCTGCCGGTCGAGCAAGCGGCGGAAATGATCGCCGGTGAACAAAGCTCGGGGACGTTTTTGCCCGTCCCCGGCGAGACCGAGGAACTCAAGGCCCGCGCCCGGGCCCGGGTGGTCGGTATTGAACGGCTGGAAACCGTCGAAATGCCTTCATTGCGCGGAGCGAAGGTTCCCAGCGCTAACCAGGGAAAACCCCTGTTTCAGCGGGCAAAAGTGCAAATCTCATTTCCGTTTGACAATATGGGGTGCAACATCCCCACGCTGCTGGCCACGGTTTGCGGCAACTTGTATGAATTGGCCGAGCACTCCGGCTGCAAGCTGTTAGATTTGGATTTGCCCGCCGAATTTGCCACGCGCTACCCCGGTCCCCAGTTTGGAGTGGACGGAACGAGGCGGCTGACGGGCGTGTATAAACGGCCCATTATCGGGACGATTATCAAGCCCAGTGTCGGACTTTCCCCCGCGCAGACGGCGGAGTTGGTGCAAGAGCTGGGCGAGGCGGGGATCGACTTTGTGAAAGATGATGAACTGATGGCCGATCCACCCCATTCCCCGCTAGCGGAGCGTGTGCGCTGCGTGATGGAGGTGATCAATCGCCTGGCGGACCGGACCGGCCGCAAAATCATGTACGCCGTTAACATCAGCGACGAGGTGGACGCCATGCTGCGGCACCACGATTGTGTCGTGCGGCACGGCGGCACGTGTGTGATGGTTAGTTTGAATCATGTGGGACACGCGGGAGTCAGCGCGCTGCGGCGGCATTGTCAATTGCCGATCCACGGCCATCGCAATGGCTGGGGCATGCTTACCCGGCATCCGCTGTTGGGGATTGAATTTTCCGCGTACCAAAAAATTTGGCGGGCGATTGGCGTGGATCATCTACATGTGAATGGCCTGGCCAACAAATTTTGGGAAACGGACGATTCGGTGGTGCGGTCCATTCAGTCCCTGCAAGCACCGCTGTGGGGGGGGTACTTTGCCATGCCGGTGATTTCCTCTGGCCAATGGGGGGGCCAAGCCCCCGAAACACTCCGCCGCACCGGGACCCGCGATGTGCTGTATGTGGCGGGCGGGGGGATCATGGCCCATCCCGCCGGTCCGGCGGCTGGCTTGCGCGCAATCCAACAAGCCTGGGAAGCCGCGGCCCTGGGAATTCCGCTTCAGGACTATGCGCGGGAACATCCCGAACTACACGCCACACTGGCCAAGTTTGGAGGGCGCGCATGA
- a CDS encoding AAA family ATPase: protein MNIEVKAGPLSKIGKRKFEIIENGQSVFSDVIDLDAAKERMAFVEQACLASLAIDARCHEQDGTTLDGRWLIALAQDAARKADGEISTTTTPRLICMNDVQPEEITWLWPQRIACGKVTLISGDPGLGKSFISLDLATRVSLGSPWPDAPSCSAPRGSVLILNAEDDAADTIRPRLDCMGADVGHIYLLDAIRTGDQERQFCLRHDLDILEQAASGIEDCKLIIIDPISSYLAGVKQNDSGEIRQALDPLKGLAQRTGAAIVLIAHLNKSGGGNAIYRTSGSISIVGMVRTAWTISKSPDDPATRLLLPTKSNIAPDVFGLSFQIVDSQVAWGADPVEISADEALNHKPGGGDRKAESLDGAIAFLQSALEFGPKESGELERMAQAQGIPRRTLWRAKGELNILSERQGGRHGKWTWKLPNVDF, encoded by the coding sequence ATGAATATCGAAGTCAAAGCGGGACCGCTATCGAAAATTGGCAAACGCAAATTTGAGATTATTGAGAATGGCCAGTCCGTATTTTCGGATGTTATCGACCTGGACGCGGCCAAAGAACGCATGGCATTTGTGGAGCAAGCTTGCCTAGCCAGTTTGGCCATAGATGCAAGATGCCATGAACAGGACGGTACAACCCTGGACGGTAGATGGCTGATTGCCCTGGCCCAGGACGCGGCCCGCAAAGCCGATGGCGAAATATCCACCACCACAACCCCAAGGCTCATTTGCATGAATGACGTTCAACCCGAAGAAATAACTTGGCTCTGGCCCCAGCGTATCGCTTGCGGCAAAGTGACCCTCATATCGGGCGACCCCGGACTAGGCAAAAGTTTCATATCCTTAGATTTGGCAACGCGGGTATCATTGGGCAGCCCGTGGCCCGATGCCCCGAGTTGTTCGGCCCCTCGGGGAAGTGTGCTCATCTTAAATGCGGAGGATGACGCGGCGGACACAATCCGGCCCCGCCTGGACTGCATGGGTGCCGACGTGGGCCATATTTACCTTTTGGATGCCATAAGAACAGGCGACCAAGAGCGGCAATTTTGCTTGCGGCATGACCTGGACATTTTGGAACAGGCGGCGAGCGGCATCGAAGATTGCAAGCTTATCATAATCGACCCGATTAGCAGCTACTTGGCCGGCGTCAAACAGAATGACTCGGGCGAAATCAGGCAGGCATTGGACCCACTCAAAGGACTCGCCCAGCGTACGGGGGCCGCGATTGTACTGATTGCCCACTTAAACAAGAGCGGCGGCGGCAATGCCATTTATCGTACAAGCGGGTCTATCTCGATTGTCGGCATGGTGCGGACGGCATGGACAATTAGCAAAAGCCCCGATGACCCAGCGACGCGGTTGCTACTTCCAACCAAAAGCAATATCGCCCCGGACGTGTTTGGATTGTCATTCCAAATTGTGGATTCCCAAGTGGCATGGGGTGCGGACCCCGTGGAAATATCCGCCGACGAAGCTTTGAACCATAAGCCCGGCGGCGGCGACCGGAAAGCGGAAAGCTTGGACGGTGCCATAGCGTTTTTGCAATCGGCCCTGGAGTTTGGACCAAAAGAGAGCGGCGAGCTAGAGAGAATGGCCCAGGCCCAAGGCATCCCCAGGCGGACGTTATGGCGGGCCAAGGGGGAGCTAAATATCCTTAGTGAGCGGCAGGGGGGGCGGCATGGCAAGTGGACCTGGAAACTCCCCAATGTGGATTTTTAA
- a CDS encoding HU family DNA-binding protein has protein sequence MTKKDIVKTIADHSELTQLKTKEVVQKTFNEIVNILVADRRIELRNFGVFEVKKRAARKARNPRTGDKVFVDEKFVVTFKPGKEMEERVRELERMEAAKKAAAKVATEHNHAEPPPSVPETP, from the coding sequence ATGACCAAGAAAGACATTGTCAAAACGATTGCCGACCATAGCGAGCTAACACAACTCAAAACCAAAGAAGTTGTGCAAAAGACGTTTAACGAGATCGTCAATATCCTGGTGGCGGATCGGCGGATTGAATTGCGTAATTTTGGCGTTTTTGAGGTCAAAAAGCGGGCGGCACGCAAAGCCCGGAACCCCCGCACCGGCGATAAAGTCTTTGTGGATGAAAAGTTTGTGGTGACGTTTAAGCCCGGAAAAGAGATGGAAGAACGCGTGCGTGAACTAGAACGAATGGAAGCCGCCAAGAAAGCAGCCGCCAAGGTCGCCACCGAGCATAACCATGCGGAACCTCCCCCTTCCGTCCCCGAAACTCCCTAA
- a CDS encoding ABC transporter permease yields the protein MKPVTLLVWLLDQSPVLLCGLVLLVFAAFAPQMLAGQNLLNILEHSSGTGIAAVGMTLVLLTGGVDLSIGSLMFVAMAVSGKMIAAGQPIWLSLACGVVVGLAGGAINGLLITRLRVLPFIATLAMLFILRGLGLWLTQTRALNMPSAVTELAAARWGWVPLPILLFGLVACGGQWWLSFTAAGRQIYALGSDPLAAQKAGVRVTRLQLLVYVLSGGCAALSGCVLLMQTGAVSPNFGEEKEFIAIAAAVLGGTSLFGGRGKLLPGTLCGAILFQTIETGLVQLRADPYAYPVARAGLIFAAVLLDTTRARLTRRLTRRQIRVE from the coding sequence ATGAAACCCGTCACGCTGCTAGTATGGCTATTGGATCAATCACCCGTGTTACTATGCGGGTTGGTGCTCTTGGTTTTTGCCGCGTTCGCGCCGCAAATGCTCGCGGGGCAAAATTTGCTGAATATCTTGGAACATTCCAGCGGCACCGGTATCGCCGCCGTCGGCATGACGCTGGTGCTACTGACGGGTGGCGTGGATCTAAGCATCGGCAGCTTGATGTTTGTGGCAATGGCCGTCAGCGGAAAAATGATCGCCGCCGGTCAACCCATCTGGCTGTCGCTGGCTTGCGGCGTGGTTGTGGGCCTGGCGGGAGGGGCAATCAATGGCCTGCTGATCACGCGGTTACGGGTGCTGCCGTTTATTGCCACGTTGGCCATGCTGTTTATCCTGCGGGGGCTCGGTTTGTGGCTCACCCAGACCCGCGCGCTCAACATGCCATCCGCCGTGACCGAGTTGGCCGCGGCGCGGTGGGGATGGGTCCCTTTGCCGATATTGCTATTTGGATTGGTGGCGTGCGGGGGGCAATGGTGGCTTTCTTTTACGGCGGCGGGCCGACAAATCTACGCCCTGGGAAGCGATCCCCTCGCCGCACAAAAGGCCGGTGTGCGGGTCACGCGATTGCAACTGCTGGTTTATGTGCTGTCCGGCGGGTGCGCGGCCCTTTCAGGATGTGTGTTGCTCATGCAAACCGGCGCGGTCAGCCCCAACTTTGGCGAAGAAAAAGAATTCATCGCCATCGCCGCCGCCGTGTTGGGGGGAACCAGCTTGTTTGGCGGTCGAGGGAAACTGCTTCCGGGAACCTTGTGCGGGGCGATTTTATTTCAAACGATCGAAACCGGGCTGGTGCAATTGCGGGCCGACCCCTACGCCTACCCCGTCGCCCGCGCGGGGTTGATCTTTGCGGCGGTGCTGCTGGACACGACCCGCGCCCGCCTGACCCGCCGCCTGACTCGCCGCCAAATTCGCGTGGAGTAA
- a CDS encoding sugar ABC transporter ATP-binding protein: protein MTTWHEQPEPFFMFHNIRKAYAGNPVLRDVSWELFSGRILGLVGENGAGKSTLMNILGGVTPPDGGAMRLAGKPYAPSSPRDADQAGVAFIHQELNLFHNLSIAENLWLTRFPRAWWGIDFKTAQQTAASLLKQVGLEISPATLVERLSAGERQLVEIAKALARQARLIILDEPTTSLTAPEIERLFGLLRRLRANGAAIVYISHALADVRQLCQDLVIMRDGQVVAAGPVAEFDTPKIVSCMVGRTTDQLFPPRHSNPLGTELLRANRLTLPGSIRDISFSLKSGEILGVAGLMGSGRTELARILFGLDALRSGAVTLAGQDITHWSTPARISAGMAFLTENRRDDGLCLAASIAENLELVAAKRYSGRFTGMLHGAKLRAASQAMRQAVKLTPQAQSFQPVGTLSGGNQQKVVLGKWLLNQPRVFILDEPTRGIDVGAKYEIYCLIQQLAAAGSSVLLISSEIEELLGLCDRLLVLCQGEVVAEFDRSEFERERILSAALRADTPAHSSPAKSVVALQPGIQPGDTA from the coding sequence ATGACAACCTGGCATGAACAGCCCGAACCCTTTTTTATGTTTCACAACATCCGCAAAGCCTACGCGGGAAATCCCGTCCTCCGGGATGTCAGTTGGGAACTCTTTTCCGGGCGAATCCTGGGCCTAGTCGGCGAAAACGGCGCAGGCAAATCAACACTCATGAATATCTTGGGCGGCGTGACACCCCCCGACGGCGGTGCCATGCGGCTGGCCGGAAAACCGTATGCCCCCTCTTCCCCCCGTGATGCCGATCAAGCCGGCGTGGCATTTATCCACCAAGAGCTAAACCTATTTCACAATCTAAGCATTGCCGAAAATCTGTGGCTCACGCGCTTTCCCCGCGCTTGGTGGGGAATCGATTTTAAGACCGCCCAACAGACCGCGGCATCATTACTAAAGCAAGTGGGCTTGGAGATTTCCCCCGCCACGCTAGTTGAACGACTCTCCGCCGGAGAGCGACAACTGGTGGAAATTGCCAAGGCCCTGGCCCGGCAGGCCCGCTTGATCATCCTGGACGAGCCGACCACTTCCCTCACCGCACCCGAAATCGAACGCTTGTTCGGCCTATTGCGACGCTTACGGGCAAACGGGGCGGCCATTGTGTATATCTCCCACGCGCTGGCCGATGTGCGGCAACTGTGCCAGGATTTGGTCATCATGCGCGACGGCCAGGTCGTGGCCGCCGGACCGGTCGCGGAATTTGACACTCCAAAAATCGTTTCCTGCATGGTGGGGCGTACCACCGATCAGTTGTTTCCCCCCCGCCACTCCAATCCCCTGGGGACGGAACTACTCCGCGCTAACCGCCTGACACTGCCCGGTAGCATCCGCGACATCAGTTTTTCCCTGAAATCGGGCGAAATCCTGGGCGTGGCCGGTCTCATGGGAAGCGGGCGCACCGAACTGGCCAGGATCTTATTTGGGCTGGATGCGCTCCGGTCTGGAGCCGTGACCCTGGCGGGACAAGACATCACCCATTGGTCCACCCCGGCGCGGATTTCCGCGGGGATGGCGTTTTTGACGGAAAACCGCCGTGACGATGGGCTGTGTCTGGCGGCATCGATCGCCGAAAACCTAGAGCTGGTCGCCGCCAAGCGGTACTCCGGCCGCTTTACCGGTATGTTGCATGGAGCTAAGCTGCGCGCCGCCAGCCAGGCAATGCGGCAAGCGGTTAAATTGACTCCCCAGGCCCAATCTTTCCAACCGGTGGGGACACTCAGTGGCGGCAATCAGCAAAAAGTCGTCCTGGGAAAATGGCTGCTCAATCAGCCGCGGGTGTTTATTCTGGACGAACCAACCCGCGGGATCGATGTCGGGGCCAAATATGAAATTTATTGCTTGATTCAGCAATTGGCCGCCGCCGGGTCGAGCGTTCTGCTAATCTCTTCGGAAATTGAAGAACTCCTCGGCCTGTGTGATCGGTTGCTGGTTCTGTGCCAGGGGGAGGTCGTGGCGGAATTTGATCGGTCGGAGTTTGAGCGGGAGCGGATTTTATCCGCGGCCTTGCGGGCCGACACGCCGGCACATTCCAGTCCCGCGAAATCAGTGGTAGCTTTGCAACCCGGGATCCAGCCAGGCGACACCGCATGA
- a CDS encoding ABC transporter permease encodes MSRRLLQSQFFTLALCASYALGMAIAVPGFGSPENAANIASALLPLLVVAAGQTLVLITGGIDLSVTSIIAVVSVAGAGLLTADQGPWTNYSGGIPAAIMVMLILGASLGLLNGLCVAILQMPAFMVTLTSMMFWSGLTIWLTHSKSIAGLPPGFLILGQNLYVAAAIAGAVCLGTQFMLTRTLWGRRLRAVGYNAATARVSGVPVEGTIILAYAASGLCAAVGAILITAQLETGSPVQWKENLLDVIGATVIGGTSLFGGRGSIAWTFSGVLLLALIDNSLNLLNLSYFMIMIIKGGVILLAALVDVWRTRGAAA; translated from the coding sequence ATGTCTCGGCGGCTCCTTCAATCCCAGTTTTTCACGTTGGCCTTGTGCGCTAGCTATGCGTTGGGGATGGCGATTGCCGTCCCGGGATTTGGCAGCCCGGAAAACGCCGCCAATATCGCAAGCGCGCTTTTGCCACTCTTGGTCGTGGCGGCCGGACAGACGCTGGTGCTCATCACGGGGGGGATTGATCTGTCCGTCACATCGATCATCGCCGTGGTGAGCGTCGCGGGGGCCGGGCTCCTCACCGCAGACCAGGGGCCTTGGACCAATTACTCCGGAGGCATCCCCGCGGCCATCATGGTCATGCTGATCCTGGGAGCCTCGCTCGGTCTGCTCAATGGCTTGTGCGTGGCCATTCTGCAAATGCCCGCGTTCATGGTCACCCTCACCAGCATGATGTTTTGGAGCGGACTGACGATCTGGCTGACGCACAGCAAATCAATCGCCGGTTTGCCGCCCGGCTTTCTAATCTTGGGCCAAAATTTGTACGTCGCCGCGGCGATCGCCGGCGCGGTCTGCCTGGGCACACAATTCATGCTGACTCGCACATTGTGGGGACGACGACTGCGGGCCGTGGGATATAACGCCGCCACGGCCCGGGTATCGGGTGTGCCCGTGGAAGGGACGATCATTCTGGCCTATGCGGCGAGCGGCCTGTGCGCGGCGGTTGGGGCGATCTTGATTACCGCCCAGTTGGAAACCGGTTCTCCCGTGCAGTGGAAGGAAAATCTGCTCGATGTCATCGGCGCCACCGTCATCGGCGGGACTAGCCTGTTTGGCGGACGGGGGAGTATTGCGTGGACGTTTAGCGGAGTGTTGCTCTTGGCCTTGATCGACAATAGCCTCAACTTGCTCAACCTGTCGTATTTTATGATTATGATCATCAAGGGGGGGGTCATCCTTTTGGCGGCGCTCGTGGATGTCTGGCGCACACGGGGAGCGGCCGCATGA
- a CDS encoding sugar ABC transporter substrate-binding protein translates to MFTRTLFTLLLVACTILATGCGSSPPNTNPTGKPQLTVGVAFETLQTEYWVAGFEAIKAELAKRNINVLEAIADSDPNRQLQQVKNFITRKVDGIIMVPKDAQSCIPAIRAANAAKIPIVLFNRPAAAGDAVSVAVQADNQEITRQTVAFLVEQAKKTGKKQKAMVILGDLGDINAIGRRDGFNAAIMGNEDAVEVVAQVPSEWSLEKAQAGVVNALQADPEIGLIFTSSDFLLPAIVSALKGADKYHKIGEPGHVILGGFDGDATAYQMLRDGYLDATGVQDVYFEAEQSVQALLDLIAGKTVPPLIKDPGFVIHQGNMAELKPRMWGANVKPAQ, encoded by the coding sequence ATGTTCACGCGTACGCTTTTTACCCTGCTTTTAGTGGCTTGTACCATACTGGCAACAGGGTGTGGATCTTCCCCGCCAAACACCAACCCCACCGGCAAGCCCCAGCTCACCGTCGGTGTCGCGTTTGAAACGCTCCAGACCGAGTATTGGGTGGCTGGTTTTGAGGCCATCAAGGCCGAGCTGGCCAAGCGCAACATCAACGTGCTCGAGGCGATCGCCGATAGCGACCCCAACCGTCAACTGCAACAGGTCAAAAATTTTATCACCCGCAAGGTGGATGGCATCATTATGGTGCCCAAGGATGCCCAATCATGCATTCCGGCGATCCGCGCGGCCAACGCTGCTAAAATTCCCATTGTCCTGTTTAACCGACCCGCCGCGGCCGGGGATGCCGTGAGCGTGGCGGTGCAGGCCGATAATCAGGAAATCACCAGACAAACCGTGGCGTTCCTGGTCGAACAAGCGAAAAAAACCGGCAAAAAGCAAAAAGCGATGGTCATCCTGGGAGACCTGGGAGATATCAACGCCATTGGCCGCCGGGACGGGTTTAACGCCGCCATCATGGGTAACGAGGACGCCGTGGAGGTGGTCGCGCAGGTCCCGTCGGAATGGAGTCTGGAGAAAGCTCAAGCGGGTGTGGTCAATGCCCTGCAGGCCGATCCCGAGATTGGGCTGATTTTTACCTCATCGGATTTTTTGCTGCCGGCGATCGTCTCGGCGCTCAAGGGGGCGGACAAGTATCACAAAATTGGCGAGCCGGGGCATGTCATCCTAGGTGGATTTGACGGCGACGCCACCGCGTATCAAATGTTGCGGGACGGTTATCTGGACGCCACTGGCGTGCAAGATGTCTATTTTGAGGCGGAGCAATCGGTGCAGGCGCTCTTGGACTTAATCGCGGGAAAAACCGTGCCGCCGCTGATTAAGGATCCGGGCTTTGTGATTCACCAGGGAAACATGGCGGAGTTAAAGCCCCGCATGTGGGGGGCAAATGTGAAGCCGGCGCAGTGA
- a CDS encoding four-carbon acid sugar kinase family protein → MTTAALPLVAYYGDDFTGSADVMEVMQWAGLRTVLFLQPPTTTELARYAGLRAYGVAGHSRTMSPEEMNAELPPIFAGLRASGAKIIHYKVCSTGDSSATIGSIGRALELGRVVFGEQPVPVLIAAPPLGRYQAFGNLFARSGLDSEVTRLDRHPTMRQHPITPMTEADLRLHLGKQTDLPISLVDLPRLASLNAAEFAETAQRGGAILCDACTTDDLRRIGGLLWELAQRGEPLLVIGSSGVEYALAEYWRNAGLLESLGARSEMAPPGFAPTEQLLVLTGSCSPVNARQIAWAEEQGFETVAIEPCKLAEESLCGAEVARVCQLALHHLRAGKNVILHTSRGPTDPRVAATIKALRRRDFTDMQIKLHSGRVLGPCLGRILVEVLAAHPLPRIGVAGGDTSGYVARQLGITALEALAPVAPGSPLCRATTCNALDGLEVIFKGGQVGKDNVWGTLLRGTLAA, encoded by the coding sequence ATGACGACAGCCGCTTTGCCCCTGGTGGCCTATTATGGCGATGACTTTACCGGATCCGCCGATGTCATGGAGGTCATGCAATGGGCGGGCCTGCGCACGGTGCTATTTTTACAGCCCCCCACCACGACAGAATTAGCACGCTATGCCGGTTTGCGGGCGTATGGCGTCGCCGGTCATAGCCGGACGATGTCACCAGAGGAAATGAACGCCGAACTCCCCCCGATCTTTGCGGGATTGCGCGCTTCCGGGGCCAAAATCATCCATTACAAGGTTTGCTCCACCGGGGATTCCTCCGCCACGATTGGCAGCATCGGCCGCGCGCTAGAATTGGGCCGGGTGGTGTTTGGCGAACAGCCCGTGCCGGTGCTTATTGCCGCGCCGCCCCTGGGGCGGTATCAGGCTTTTGGCAACCTGTTTGCCCGTTCGGGTTTGGATAGTGAAGTCACCCGTCTGGATCGGCACCCCACGATGCGGCAACATCCGATTACGCCCATGACCGAGGCCGATCTCCGGCTGCATCTGGGGAAACAAACCGATCTGCCGATCAGCCTGGTCGATTTACCGCGCCTTGCCAGCCTTAACGCGGCGGAATTTGCGGAGACCGCCCAGCGTGGGGGAGCAATTTTATGTGATGCCTGCACGACGGACGACCTGCGGCGGATTGGCGGGTTGCTGTGGGAATTGGCCCAGCGCGGGGAGCCGCTATTGGTGATTGGGTCGTCGGGGGTGGAATACGCCCTGGCGGAATATTGGCGGAACGCGGGTTTGTTAGAAAGTTTAGGCGCGCGGTCAGAGATGGCCCCGCCGGGATTTGCGCCCACGGAGCAACTGTTGGTGCTGACGGGGAGCTGCTCGCCAGTCAATGCCCGCCAGATCGCTTGGGCGGAGGAACAAGGCTTTGAAACGGTAGCTATCGAACCTTGCAAACTGGCGGAAGAGTCGCTCTGTGGCGCCGAAGTCGCGCGTGTTTGTCAACTTGCGCTGCATCACCTGAGGGCTGGCAAAAACGTGATTTTACATACTAGTCGGGGCCCGACGGACCCCCGCGTGGCGGCGACGATTAAGGCTCTGCGTAGGCGGGACTTTACCGATATGCAGATCAAACTGCATAGCGGCCGAGTGTTAGGTCCCTGTCTGGGCCGGATCCTAGTCGAGGTCTTAGCCGCGCATCCTTTGCCGCGCATCGGCGTGGCGGGGGGGGACACTTCGGGCTATGTGGCCCGCCAGTTGGGGATCACCGCGCTGGAGGCGCTGGCCCCCGTGGCTCCTGGCTCCCCCCTTTGCCGGGCGACCACCTGCAACGCGCTCGATGGCCTGGAAGTAATCTTTAAAGGAGGCCAAGTGGGCAAGGACAACGTGTGGGGGACATTGCTCCGGGGGACACTCGCGGCGTAG
- a CDS encoding helix-turn-helix domain-containing protein, whose product MSIYRQPQPKPTKPILVNAKQAAKLLSICLKTLRKKTREGEIPAVKLGRRVLYRPKQLNAWLDGLQAQPVNGGAI is encoded by the coding sequence ATGAGTATCTACCGCCAACCCCAACCTAAGCCAACCAAGCCTATTTTGGTCAACGCCAAACAGGCGGCGAAGCTACTCTCGATTTGCTTAAAGACGTTACGCAAAAAGACCCGAGAGGGGGAGATTCCAGCGGTCAAACTTGGGCGGCGGGTGCTCTATCGCCCAAAGCAGTTAAACGCGTGGCTCGATGGCTTGCAAGCCCAACCAGTTAATGGGGGTGCCATATGA